AGGAACGTCGACGCTTGTGTCCTCGCAAGCGACCCAGAGCAGCCTCGCATCGCCCTACAAAGGTGAGGGTGGCGTGCGCCAATGGATGGGAAAACCCGGCGAGGCACAGACGCCGCTTTCATTGCTCAAGCCCAATGATCCACTGACACCGGCTTACAGCGGCGCGATTGAACGCAGCGCCGAGCCTGCGGGTAAAGACCCTCAGCGAAGCTGGAACGCGTTCGATGCCAGTCTCAATCGTCTGGTCACGGCGTTGGCACCTGATGCAGCCGGCACGCTGGATTCGCTGACGAATATGACCAACGGCGTGGCCGATATGGCTGAAGCCTATCCAAAAACCTCGACGGCACTGGCCGTTGCGGGCGCTGGATTGTCGGCCATCGTGGTGGCGGTGATGGCCAAGGCATTCGGCAATTTCACTGACAAACTGCTCAAGGGCGTGGCTTCAAAATTGCCGTTTGGTCTTGGCGGTTTGATTGCCGATATTGAAGACCCGAAAACAAAAAAAACGTCTGCCGGAAATGGCGTGGGCCATGATTGTTGCTGCTACTGCAAACCGCTGGGCGGCGGGACGGGCGGCAAGCTCAAGCCTCGTCGGGCAAGCATCACGCCTCGAGTCGGACGTGGAGCAGTCGGTGGGGTGACCCCCCGGGCACCACGGATCATTGCACCGTCGGCACCGCTTGCACCCTCGGCACCGCTTGCACCGCCGACACGATCCGTTGGCACGTACTGGTCGGGAACCATGACGGCATTTGCAGGCTCATCAGCCGTCAGCTCCGCACCGGCCGCTCCACTGTCCGGTTCCTACGCCAGGGCAGGCAGACTGCTTGCCAGACGGGCACCACCACTGCGGTTGCTCAGCGCCGGATATGAAATGGTCACCGGCGTCATGAAGGGCGATAAACGTGCCGTCGTGTCCTCCGGTGCATCGTTAGCCGGGTCGTCTGCCGGAGCCGCTGTCGGTGCTGCATTGGGCACGTTGATTCTGCCGGGTTTGGGCACCATGGTTGGCGGGTGGCTTGGGAGCATGGCGGGCGGGGCCATCGGTGAGTCCCTGGGCGACAAGCTGGGGAAACAAGTCGATCGTCTCGGCTCTCCTGCACAGGTCAGTAAAGACCTCATCGCGACCTCGGCGACCTCCACGATCCCCGCGGCACTTGCAACCACAGCCGCCAGCCAGCCTGTCACGCTCAATTCCACCATCAACATCAATGGTCAGGATCAGGGCAGTGCCCAGGCACTGGCCAATCTGGTGGTGCAAACAACGATGAGTCAGTTGGGCCAGATCATGCCGACCAACCCTCTCGCCACACGACGTGACGCTGCCCTGACCGATGGAGTCGCCACATGAAACAACAAATGGCACTGGGCAGTTTCATCTTTGGCCTGTCACGCGGTTTTGCCTACAGCAGTTTTCTGCGCAAGTCCGATGGCGGCTGGACGGAGCTGCAGATCCTCACCAGCAAACCCAAGTCGCACCAGACGGGACAGAAGCCTGAAACCCTGACCATCACCGGCAAATCGATGTACGCGGTGGCCATGGATCGGCTGGATGAACTGCGGGCGCTGCAAGCCCTTCGTGTACCGCTGCCGCTGATTGATGGCATCGGCCGCAACTGGGGTTTGTGGCGGATTACCACGGTTCAGGAAACCCAGACCTGCATCATCGATGATGGTACGGCGATGGTGGTCGACTGGACCCTCGAATTGGCGGAGTTCAACAATGCGTAAGGTACGAAGCGTGGCCGGTGATTCGGTGAATCTGTTGTTGTACCGCGAAACCGGTCGCAGCGATGACTCCGCCGAAGAAGCCCTGTGGCAGCTCAATCCGACGCTGGCCGAACACGGCCCCGTCTTGCCTGCGGACGTCTGGGTGGTGTTGCCGGAACTCGATTCGAAGCCGGCGGCGATCAAGCCGGTTTCAGCCTGGGATTAAGGAGGTTGTATGGCACAGGGTTTCACGCCTGTGGTGGAAATCTACGGGACCAACGCGGCGCTGCTCAATCAGCGCCTGATCAGTTGGGAGCACGTCGATGCTGCCGGTACCGAGTCTGATCAGCTGACGCTGACGGTCGATCTGGAAGGGCTTGA
This genomic window from Pseudomonas kribbensis contains:
- a CDS encoding phage tail tape measure protein, which encodes MADTSFSLMYAAQNGGAGSGLSAGGSATDSLIKPLSELKEALLTASLDIRSLVREQIKLGAVVLGLNTALASFKAPVVTAAPAAGGESKSKLKAEIEQRSPPAYLQSDMALKTAMAQLRQVQGLSGDLDTLSKANLKLASDKRVAGSGATVVDLVQVEVAAGRSGIGAGLKGADKEHALLDFAQDAAVNASAFGISLKSAGEMLSAWQVSMKLDRAQGQLLADATQHLGNSGLNATAADIGSVVQQSGESAVAAGILPEQLAALSAALLNADVDKAGAGAAVKSISAALGKGSQGSAAEQSAWKALGLDPGKLTENVPDNLVKALAALKQQPAEQQTALIKTLFSGDDGVRKLLAKPEDLQKAFSLVAPAKLEGTSTLVSSQATQSSLASPYKGEGGVRQWMGKPGEAQTPLSLLKPNDPLTPAYSGAIERSAEPAGKDPQRSWNAFDASLNRLVTALAPDAAGTLDSLTNMTNGVADMAEAYPKTSTALAVAGAGLSAIVVAVMAKAFGNFTDKLLKGVASKLPFGLGGLIADIEDPKTKKTSAGNGVGHDCCCYCKPLGGGTGGKLKPRRASITPRVGRGAVGGVTPRAPRIIAPSAPLAPSAPLAPPTRSVGTYWSGTMTAFAGSSAVSSAPAAPLSGSYARAGRLLARRAPPLRLLSAGYEMVTGVMKGDKRAVVSSGASLAGSSAGAAVGAALGTLILPGLGTMVGGWLGSMAGGAIGESLGDKLGKQVDRLGSPAQVSKDLIATSATSTIPAALATTAASQPVTLNSTININGQDQGSAQALANLVVQTTMSQLGQIMPTNPLATRRDAALTDGVAT
- a CDS encoding phage tail protein, producing MKQQMALGSFIFGLSRGFAYSSFLRKSDGGWTELQILTSKPKSHQTGQKPETLTITGKSMYAVAMDRLDELRALQALRVPLPLIDGIGRNWGLWRITTVQETQTCIIDDGTAMVVDWTLELAEFNNA
- a CDS encoding tail protein X, which produces MRKVRSVAGDSVNLLLYRETGRSDDSAEEALWQLNPTLAEHGPVLPADVWVVLPELDSKPAAIKPVSAWD